From a region of the Streptomyces sp. NBC_00193 genome:
- the purE gene encoding 5-(carboxyamino)imidazole ribonucleotide mutase, producing MSTSAAAPVIGIVMGSDSDWPVMEAAAQALDEFEIPYEVDVVSAHRMPREMIAYGERADGRGLKAIIAGAGGAAHLPGMLASVTPLPVIGVPVPLKYLDGMDSLMSIVQMPAGIPVATVSIAGARNAGLLAVRMLAAHDPELRARMNDFLHDLNDQATEKGKRLRNKVAGQESFGFGK from the coding sequence ATGAGCACCTCCGCAGCAGCTCCCGTCATCGGCATCGTCATGGGATCGGACTCCGACTGGCCCGTCATGGAGGCCGCGGCCCAGGCCCTCGACGAGTTCGAGATCCCCTACGAGGTCGACGTGGTCTCCGCGCACCGGATGCCGCGCGAGATGATCGCGTACGGGGAGCGGGCCGACGGGCGCGGCCTGAAGGCGATCATCGCGGGCGCGGGCGGGGCCGCCCACCTGCCCGGCATGCTCGCCTCCGTCACCCCGCTGCCCGTCATCGGCGTACCCGTCCCGCTGAAGTACCTCGACGGCATGGACTCCCTGATGTCGATCGTCCAGATGCCGGCCGGAATCCCCGTCGCCACCGTCTCGATCGCCGGCGCCCGCAACGCCGGGCTGCTGGCCGTACGGATGCTGGCCGCGCACGACCCGGAGCTGCGCGCCCGCATGAACGACTTCCTCCACGACCTCAACGACCAGGCCACGGAGAAGGGCAAGCGGCTGCGCAACAAGGTCGCCGGCCAGGAGTCGTTCGGATTCGGCAAGTGA